The window GGTAGCGCTTTTTAGAGCGCCTACTACTGAGCACCCGCCGTCCGCCGACTGTTTTCATTTTTGCACGGAAACCATGCACTTTTTTACGCCTGCGAACATTGGGCTGAAACGTACATTTTCCTACCATAATGGGAGATATTATACTTATTTACGGAAGAGTGTCAATTAATTTGTAGGATTTATAACTTC is drawn from Elusimicrobiota bacterium and contains these coding sequences:
- the rpmH gene encoding 50S ribosomal protein L34 yields the protein MVGKCTFQPNVRRRKKVHGFRAKMKTVGGRRVLSSRRSKKRYRLTPA